A DNA window from Mycobacterium sp. IDR2000157661 contains the following coding sequences:
- a CDS encoding DUF732 domain-containing protein, with protein MSVAPANADEKDDKFIAQLDSEHVPYANRTEAIRAAKDFCVASIRQSSPNPEGRGTPRGTAVEDLSLHMGWTATETQEFIRAANPIYCR; from the coding sequence GTGTCCGTCGCGCCCGCGAATGCCGACGAGAAGGACGACAAGTTCATCGCCCAACTCGATTCTGAGCACGTGCCTTACGCCAACCGGACAGAAGCGATTCGCGCTGCGAAAGACTTCTGCGTTGCGAGTATCAGGCAGAGCTCGCCTAATCCCGAAGGACGCGGTACGCCCAGGGGGACTGCGGTCGAGGATTTGTCACTGCATATGGGCTGGACCGCGACCGAGACTCAAGAATTCATCAGGGCCGCCAATCCGATTTACTGCCGTTGA
- the hadC gene encoding (3R)-hydroxyacyl-ACP dehydratase subunit HadC codes for MALKIDIRGMVWKYPEPYVVGHEQIRQYAYAVKAHDETSHSLEAAKAAGHEALIAPPTFMSIFAVMIQRHFFQHNDLGFETLQIVQVDQKFKFHRPIKAGDALTGTLYVESVDERFGADIVTTRNTLVDQHGELVMESFTTLMGHEGDNSISAGWDPETGQVTRKPVAHEDDDEVVIEVNDAESVRAAD; via the coding sequence ATGGCGCTGAAAATCGACATCCGCGGGATGGTCTGGAAGTACCCCGAGCCCTACGTGGTGGGTCACGAGCAGATCCGCCAGTACGCCTACGCCGTCAAGGCGCACGACGAGACGAGCCACAGCCTGGAGGCGGCCAAGGCCGCGGGCCACGAGGCGTTGATCGCGCCGCCGACGTTCATGTCGATCTTCGCGGTGATGATCCAGCGGCACTTCTTCCAGCACAACGACCTCGGTTTCGAGACCCTGCAGATCGTGCAGGTGGACCAGAAGTTCAAGTTCCACCGGCCGATCAAGGCCGGCGACGCGCTGACCGGCACGCTGTATGTCGAGTCGGTCGACGAGCGCTTCGGCGCCGACATCGTCACCACCCGCAACACGCTCGTCGACCAGCACGGCGAGCTGGTGATGGAGTCGTTCACCACGCTGATGGGCCACGAGGGCGACAACTCGATCTCGGCCGGATGGGATCCCGAGACCGGTCAGGTGACACGCAAACCGGTCGCGCACGAGGACGACGACGAGGTGGTGATCGAGGTCAACGACGCCGAGAGCGTGCGGGCGGCGGATTAG
- a CDS encoding sugar transferase, with product MTVVDPISPFVAGGLDPIRSVPRNLPVLDFRDSPARAAHTEIAVADDVKQADSPGRLVRHLRRVRAWMVVPVVDFLLILAPMAWRPPQIYSILTLALLATLLLCGGGRYVSRLHLSVLDELPSIITRLMTAVAVVCAVILYLHQRSQVLTFLETACQAVALVILGRVITTRLIAIGRKAGIVEHRTILIGGGHLAVEIAKIVAAHREYGIKLVGFVDDGEQAPAYKHLGRLGRLADLDFAVLTTGAVTLLVADGEFEERALMDAVRTKVCQDIELLVVPRMHYFHTQTGMADHIGSIPVMRIRNPNLHGPARLFKRGFDIVVAVTALTLLLPVLALTAFAVRIEGGAGVIFRQVRVGRDGKHFELLKFRSMRPANVHESQTQWTVANDDRVGAVGRLLRCTSIDELPQLWNILRGDMTLVGPRPERPHFVEQFAGQFDRYMHRHRVQVGLTGFAQVSGLRGDTSIADRARYDNFYIENWSLWLDIKIILRTFREVLFYRER from the coding sequence ATGACGGTTGTCGATCCGATTTCGCCATTCGTTGCAGGCGGGCTGGATCCGATCAGAAGTGTGCCAAGAAATCTGCCCGTGCTGGATTTTCGTGACTCACCGGCCCGGGCGGCGCACACTGAGATTGCAGTCGCCGACGACGTCAAGCAAGCCGATTCGCCAGGCCGACTGGTCCGCCACCTGCGCCGGGTCCGGGCGTGGATGGTGGTGCCAGTCGTTGACTTCCTGTTGATCCTCGCTCCCATGGCTTGGCGACCGCCGCAGATCTACTCCATACTCACTTTGGCGTTGCTGGCGACGCTTCTCCTCTGTGGAGGGGGGCGGTACGTCTCGCGATTGCACTTGAGTGTTCTGGATGAACTGCCGTCGATCATCACCAGGCTGATGACCGCCGTGGCTGTCGTTTGCGCGGTCATCCTTTATCTCCATCAGCGTTCACAGGTTCTAACGTTCCTGGAGACGGCATGCCAAGCGGTCGCACTGGTCATCCTCGGCCGCGTCATCACCACACGTCTGATCGCCATCGGCCGTAAGGCGGGCATCGTCGAGCATCGCACGATCCTGATTGGTGGAGGTCATCTCGCAGTTGAGATAGCGAAAATCGTTGCGGCACATCGTGAATACGGCATTAAGCTTGTCGGCTTCGTCGACGACGGTGAGCAGGCGCCGGCTTACAAGCATCTTGGACGCCTGGGTAGGCTCGCAGATCTCGACTTCGCAGTCCTCACAACCGGTGCGGTTACTCTGCTGGTGGCAGACGGTGAGTTCGAGGAACGGGCACTGATGGACGCCGTTCGAACGAAGGTATGTCAGGACATTGAACTTCTCGTCGTCCCACGGATGCATTACTTCCACACGCAGACGGGCATGGCTGACCACATCGGCTCGATCCCGGTCATGCGGATCCGCAACCCAAACCTTCATGGTCCTGCCCGACTCTTCAAGCGCGGCTTCGACATCGTCGTCGCCGTCACAGCGCTGACTCTCTTGCTGCCGGTCCTTGCGCTAACGGCTTTCGCTGTGAGGATCGAAGGTGGCGCGGGAGTGATATTCCGCCAGGTGAGGGTCGGGCGCGACGGTAAGCACTTCGAACTGCTCAAATTCCGGTCGATGCGTCCGGCAAATGTCCATGAGTCACAGACCCAATGGACGGTGGCCAATGACGACCGAGTCGGTGCGGTCGGGCGACTCTTGCGCTGCACGTCGATTGACGAGTTGCCTCAGTTGTGGAACATCCTGCGCGGTGATATGACTCTCGTCGGACCCAGGCCAGAGCGGCCGCACTTTGTGGAGCAATTCGCCGGACAGTTCGACAGGTACATGCATCGTCACCGCGTGCAGGTTGGGCTCACTGGGTTCGCTCAGGTGAGTGGATTACGAGGGGACACGTCGATCGCCGACCGCGCGCGCTACGACAACTTCTATATCGAGAATTGGTCCCTGTGGCTGGATATAAAGATCATTCTCAGAACCTTCCGCGAGGTGCTTTTCTATCGCGAAAGGTGA
- a CDS encoding arsenate reductase/protein-tyrosine-phosphatase family protein, producing the protein MAERLSRSYGDQPAGAEITASSAGTRAVIGHPMHPDAAAALEDLGGDPSQFAARQVTQRIASEADLVVTMTRVHLDAVLELAPKQLHRTFTLHEVARLVDVCGATTVEDLAALRPQLATQAMPDVADPIGRSPDFHAIIGREIADLVPSVLKLRPAH; encoded by the coding sequence ATGGCTGAACGGCTCAGCAGGAGTTATGGCGATCAGCCAGCAGGCGCAGAGATCACTGCATCGAGCGCAGGAACCCGTGCGGTCATCGGTCACCCGATGCACCCCGACGCAGCGGCCGCGCTCGAGGACCTGGGCGGCGACCCGTCCCAATTTGCAGCACGACAGGTCACGCAACGAATCGCTTCGGAGGCCGATCTCGTCGTCACCATGACGCGAGTCCACCTCGACGCCGTGCTCGAACTTGCCCCTAAGCAACTACACAGAACCTTTACCCTGCATGAGGTCGCGCGGCTCGTGGATGTCTGTGGCGCGACAACCGTCGAAGACCTCGCTGCGCTACGCCCTCAGCTGGCCACCCAGGCTATGCCCGATGTCGCCGACCCCATCGGGCGGAGTCCTGACTTCCACGCGATCATCGGCCGGGAGATCGCCGACCTGGTGCCCTCGGTCTTGAAACTTCGACCGGCGCACTAA
- the hadA gene encoding (3R)-hydroxyacyl-ACP dehydratase subunit HadA produces MHYRYPDHYVVGREKVREYAVAVKNDDAVFFDEAAAAELGHKALPAPLTFISVFGYKAQRAFFDAHGIGISDMQIVQVDQVLNLVKPIFAGDRLYCDVYVDSVKQAHGTDIIVTKNIVTNEAGDVVQESYTTLAGRTGEGEEGFSDATA; encoded by the coding sequence ATGCATTACCGCTATCCCGACCACTACGTCGTGGGCCGGGAGAAGGTTCGTGAGTACGCCGTTGCGGTCAAGAACGACGACGCGGTGTTCTTCGACGAGGCGGCCGCCGCCGAACTCGGCCATAAGGCGCTGCCCGCGCCGCTGACGTTCATCTCCGTGTTCGGCTACAAGGCGCAGCGCGCGTTCTTCGACGCCCACGGCATCGGCATCAGCGACATGCAGATTGTGCAGGTGGACCAGGTGCTCAACCTCGTCAAGCCGATCTTCGCGGGCGACAGGCTGTACTGCGACGTGTACGTGGACTCGGTCAAACAGGCCCACGGCACCGACATCATCGTGACCAAGAACATCGTCACCAACGAGGCCGGTGACGTGGTCCAGGAGTCCTACACGACCTTGGCGGGTCGAACGGGTGAGGGAGAAGAGGGTTTTTCAGATGCCACTGCGTGA
- the rplK gene encoding 50S ribosomal protein L11 codes for MAPKKKVTGLIKLQIQAGQANPAPPVGPALGQHGVNIMEFCKAYNAATENQRGNVIPVEITVYEDRSFTFALKTPPAAKLLLKAAGVQKGSGEPHKTKVAKVSWDQVREIAETKKEDLNANDIDQAAKIIAGTARSMGITVE; via the coding sequence ATGGCCCCGAAGAAGAAGGTCACCGGGCTGATCAAGCTGCAGATCCAGGCCGGGCAGGCCAACCCCGCCCCGCCGGTGGGTCCGGCGCTCGGTCAGCACGGCGTCAACATCATGGAGTTCTGCAAGGCGTACAACGCCGCAACCGAGAACCAGCGAGGCAACGTCATCCCCGTGGAGATCACCGTCTACGAGGACCGCAGCTTCACGTTCGCGCTCAAGACGCCGCCGGCGGCCAAGCTGCTGCTCAAGGCTGCCGGGGTGCAGAAGGGCTCGGGTGAGCCGCACAAGACCAAGGTCGCCAAGGTGTCCTGGGATCAGGTGCGCGAGATCGCCGAAACCAAGAAAGAGGACCTGAACGCCAACGACATCGACCAGGCCGCCAAGATCATCGCCGGCACCGCCCGGTCGATGGGGATCACGGTCGAATAG
- a CDS encoding NYN domain-containing protein yields MTEPGATRVAVYLDFDNIVISRYDQVHGRSSFQRDKTAGFHKHPGRLTQATVDVGAIIDFASSFGTLVLTKAYADWSTDVNADYRDQLVGRAVDLVQLFPAAAYSKNGADIRLAVDAVEDMFRLPDLTHVVIVAGDSDYIPLAQRCKRLGRYVVGIGITGSISRSLTAACDEYVSYDALPGVPALKTEAPKRRRTKAEAEAEPEPPDPQAAATALLERALRISHGRDDDSDWLHNSAVKAQMKRMDPSFGEKSLGFRSFSDFLRSRTDLVELDESSTIRMVRLRGND; encoded by the coding sequence GTGACCGAACCCGGCGCGACCCGTGTGGCGGTGTACCTCGACTTCGACAACATCGTCATCTCCCGCTACGACCAGGTGCACGGCCGCAGTTCGTTTCAGCGCGACAAGACAGCCGGGTTCCACAAGCACCCCGGGCGGCTGACCCAGGCGACCGTCGACGTCGGCGCCATCATCGACTTCGCATCCTCGTTCGGCACGTTGGTGCTCACAAAGGCCTACGCCGACTGGTCCACCGACGTCAACGCCGACTACCGCGACCAGCTGGTGGGCCGCGCGGTGGACCTCGTGCAGCTGTTCCCAGCCGCCGCTTACAGCAAGAACGGCGCCGACATCCGCCTGGCGGTCGACGCGGTCGAGGACATGTTCCGGCTGCCCGACCTGACCCACGTGGTGATCGTGGCCGGCGACTCGGACTACATTCCCCTCGCCCAGCGCTGCAAGCGCCTCGGCCGCTACGTCGTCGGCATCGGCATCACCGGCTCGATCAGCCGGTCGTTGACCGCGGCCTGCGACGAGTACGTCTCCTATGACGCGCTGCCCGGCGTCCCGGCGCTCAAGACCGAGGCGCCCAAGCGACGCCGCACCAAGGCCGAGGCAGAGGCCGAGCCCGAGCCACCCGACCCGCAGGCCGCCGCGACCGCCCTGCTGGAGCGCGCGCTGCGGATCAGCCACGGCCGCGACGACGACTCCGACTGGCTGCACAACTCGGCGGTCAAGGCGCAGATGAAGCGGATGGACCCGTCGTTCGGGGAGAAGTCGCTGGGCTTCCGCTCGTTCAGCGACTTCCTGCGCTCGCGCACCGATCTCGTCGAGCTCGACGAAAGCAGCACCATCCGGATGGTCCGGCTGCGCGGCAACGACTGA
- a CDS encoding DUF4352 domain-containing protein, which yields MRLPPRSASTSRPSGNRCATATSRSSSPAWIYLGNTLADLNPGGTINTAVVFDVPDGTRPESIELHDGKYSDGVTVDLE from the coding sequence GTGAGACTGCCGCCGCGTTCGGCGAGCACGTCCCGACCCTCGGGCAACAGGTGCGCGACGGCGACTTCGCGTTCGTCGTCACCGGCGTGGATCTACCTCGGCAACACCCTGGCCGACCTCAACCCCGGCGGCACCATCAACACCGCGGTGGTGTTCGACGTCCCCGACGGCACCCGGCCCGAGTCGATCGAACTCCACGACGGCAAGTACTCCGACGGGGTTACGGTGGACTTGGAGTGA
- a CDS encoding MBL fold metallo-hydrolase, whose amino-acid sequence MADTDRLYFRQLLSGRDFATDDMIAQQMRNFAYLIGDRQTGDTVVVDPAYAAGDLVDALEADGMHLSGVLVTHHHPDHVGGSMMGFELKGLAELLERTSVPVHVNALEADWVSRVTGIARSELTEHQHGDVVNVGDIDIELLHTPGHTPGSQCFLLDGRLVAGDTLFLEGCGRTDFPGGSVDDMFRSLQALAKLSGDPTVFPGHWYSAEPSASLSEVRQTNYVYRASNLDQWRMLMGG is encoded by the coding sequence ATGGCTGACACCGACCGCCTCTACTTCCGCCAGCTGCTCTCGGGCCGCGACTTCGCGACCGACGACATGATCGCCCAGCAGATGCGCAACTTCGCCTACCTGATCGGCGACCGGCAGACCGGCGACACCGTCGTCGTCGACCCCGCCTACGCCGCAGGCGATCTGGTCGACGCGCTGGAGGCCGACGGGATGCACCTGTCCGGTGTGCTCGTCACCCACCACCACCCCGACCACGTCGGCGGCTCGATGATGGGCTTCGAGCTCAAGGGGCTGGCCGAGCTGCTGGAGCGCACCAGCGTCCCCGTGCACGTCAACGCCCTTGAGGCGGATTGGGTTTCGCGGGTCACCGGCATCGCGCGCAGCGAGCTCACCGAGCATCAGCACGGCGACGTGGTCAACGTCGGCGACATCGACATCGAACTGCTGCACACCCCTGGCCACACGCCGGGTAGCCAGTGCTTCCTGCTCGACGGCCGCCTGGTCGCCGGCGACACGCTGTTCCTGGAAGGCTGCGGGCGCACCGACTTCCCCGGCGGCAGCGTCGACGACATGTTCCGCAGCCTGCAAGCACTGGCCAAGCTGTCCGGCGACCCCACCGTCTTTCCCGGGCACTGGTATTCGGCCGAGCCGAGCGCGTCGCTGTCGGAGGTCCGCCAGACCAACTACGTCTACCGGGCGAGCAACCTCGACCAGTGGCGCATGCTGATGGGCGGCTGA
- the rplA gene encoding 50S ribosomal protein L1 yields MSKTSKAYREAAEKVDRERLYSPLEAAKLAKETSSKKQDATVEVAIRLGVDPRKADQMVRGTVNLPNGTGKTARVIVFAVGDKAEAAEAAGADAVGSDDLIERIQGGWLDFDAAIATPDQMAKVGRIARVLGPRGLMPNPKTGTVTPDVAKAVADIKGGKINFRVDKQANLHFVIGKASFDEKALAENYGAALDEILRAKPSSSKGRYLKKIVVSTTTGPGIPVDPAVTRNFTEA; encoded by the coding sequence ATGAGCAAGACGAGCAAGGCGTACCGCGAGGCCGCCGAGAAGGTCGACCGCGAGCGGCTGTACAGCCCGCTGGAGGCGGCGAAGCTGGCCAAGGAGACGTCGTCGAAGAAGCAGGACGCGACCGTCGAGGTGGCCATCCGCCTCGGCGTGGACCCGCGTAAGGCCGACCAGATGGTGCGCGGCACCGTGAACCTGCCCAACGGCACCGGCAAGACCGCGCGGGTGATCGTGTTCGCGGTCGGCGACAAGGCCGAGGCGGCTGAGGCGGCCGGCGCCGACGCGGTGGGCAGCGACGATCTGATCGAGCGGATCCAGGGCGGCTGGCTGGACTTCGACGCCGCGATCGCGACGCCGGATCAGATGGCCAAGGTGGGCCGCATCGCGCGTGTGTTGGGTCCGCGTGGTCTGATGCCGAACCCGAAGACGGGCACGGTGACCCCGGATGTGGCCAAGGCGGTGGCCGACATCAAGGGCGGCAAGATCAACTTCCGCGTCGACAAGCAGGCCAACCTGCACTTCGTGATCGGCAAGGCGTCGTTCGACGAGAAGGCGCTGGCCGAGAACTACGGTGCCGCGCTCGATGAGATCCTGCGGGCCAAGCCGTCGTCGTCGAAGGGCCGCTACCTGAAGAAGATCGTCGTCTCGACGACCACCGGCCCGGGCATCCCGGTCGACCCCGCGGTGACGCGCAACTTCACCGAGGCGTAA
- a CDS encoding SLC13 family permease, translated as MTIDAWITLAVVGATVSLLILDRFNSTLVMGGAVLALYALGVIDQDQLLAGVANESLVIVAALYVLAGAADITGAFDGLTSRLLGGASRTRPRGELMRVCGPSAAASAFIANTPLVAMLAPRVLRWCRRTGRSPSLYLMPLSYAVILGGCMTMIGTSVNLFVNDLIDKAGLGRLNVFAIVGIGLPLALGGIVLMVLLGPRLLRDRTAPGEVLAGTEREFTVEMTVVANSSLAGATVAEAGLRNLDGVFLIEVERAEKVIAAVGPEEPLAAGDRLVFVGNLTRVLDLQRISGLVSAEARHFADLARNPQRQFVEAVIGAGSPLIGSSLKASGFRRRYGSAVVAIHRASEQLKGKLGDVRLRAGDVLLVLAGPDFYQRYREHRDFAVVSPLNQDMPIRREHSRTVELAIAALILLAGTGALDLMKVSLLIAFGLIIARIVTLRDARRFIDVNVLLLIATSFGLGTAVEQSGLASSLADLVVAASDRLGNYGLLVAVLAATMLVTEVISNIAAAAMMFPIAIAVAEQAQVNPLPFAVLVIFGASLSFLTPIGYQTNTMVWAMGGYRYTDFARLGAPLTLFVLLATPALVPMFFPL; from the coding sequence GTGACGATTGATGCATGGATCACGCTCGCCGTCGTCGGCGCTACCGTCAGTTTGCTAATACTGGACCGGTTTAACTCAACGCTGGTTATGGGCGGCGCTGTTCTGGCGTTGTATGCCCTCGGCGTCATTGACCAAGACCAGTTGTTGGCCGGCGTTGCCAACGAATCTTTGGTGATCGTCGCCGCACTGTATGTGTTGGCTGGAGCAGCCGATATCACTGGTGCGTTTGACGGTCTCACCTCGAGACTCCTTGGTGGCGCGTCCCGGACTAGGCCTCGGGGAGAGTTGATGCGTGTGTGTGGTCCGTCGGCTGCAGCGTCGGCATTTATTGCGAACACGCCTTTAGTCGCGATGCTTGCTCCTCGGGTCTTGCGCTGGTGCCGGCGCACGGGCCGGTCACCCTCGCTCTATCTCATGCCGTTGAGCTATGCCGTGATTCTCGGCGGGTGTATGACCATGATCGGCACCTCGGTCAACCTTTTCGTCAACGACCTTATCGATAAGGCCGGTCTGGGCAGACTCAATGTGTTCGCGATTGTGGGGATCGGACTCCCACTTGCCCTCGGCGGCATAGTTCTAATGGTTTTGTTGGGGCCTCGCCTACTGAGGGATCGCACTGCGCCCGGTGAAGTACTCGCCGGCACAGAGCGCGAGTTCACCGTGGAAATGACTGTCGTCGCCAATAGCTCACTTGCCGGAGCGACCGTTGCCGAAGCGGGTCTACGCAATCTCGATGGGGTGTTCCTAATAGAGGTAGAGCGGGCAGAGAAGGTCATCGCCGCAGTAGGTCCGGAAGAGCCACTGGCAGCAGGGGATCGCCTAGTGTTCGTCGGAAACCTCACTCGGGTGCTGGATTTGCAGCGGATATCCGGTCTAGTTTCGGCTGAGGCCCGTCACTTCGCTGATCTGGCGCGAAACCCGCAGCGTCAGTTCGTGGAGGCCGTCATAGGAGCCGGTTCCCCGCTGATCGGTTCCAGCCTGAAGGCCTCGGGATTCCGCCGCCGTTATGGCTCGGCCGTTGTAGCAATCCATCGGGCTAGCGAACAGCTGAAGGGCAAGCTGGGCGATGTCCGCCTACGGGCAGGTGACGTGCTGCTGGTTTTGGCCGGCCCCGATTTCTACCAGCGTTACCGTGAGCACCGCGACTTCGCTGTCGTTTCTCCCCTGAACCAGGACATGCCGATTAGGCGCGAACATTCGAGGACTGTTGAGTTGGCGATAGCGGCGCTGATCCTGCTTGCTGGCACCGGCGCGCTAGATCTGATGAAGGTGTCGCTACTCATCGCTTTCGGTCTCATCATCGCGAGAATCGTGACCCTGCGAGATGCTCGGCGCTTCATTGATGTCAATGTTCTGCTCCTGATTGCAACTAGCTTCGGGCTCGGAACCGCTGTTGAGCAGAGTGGTCTCGCCTCGTCGCTGGCCGATCTCGTTGTGGCCGCCTCTGATCGGCTCGGGAACTACGGCCTGCTCGTCGCCGTCCTTGCGGCCACGATGCTTGTCACAGAGGTGATATCGAACATTGCTGCGGCCGCGATGATGTTCCCAATTGCCATCGCGGTAGCCGAACAGGCCCAAGTCAACCCTCTGCCCTTCGCGGTCTTGGTGATATTCGGCGCGAGCCTGTCATTCCTTACGCCAATCGGTTACCAGACGAACACCATGGTGTGGGCGATGGGAGGCTATCGGTATACCGACTTCGCACGACTCGGTGCGCCATTGACCTTGTTCGTTCTGCTGGCTACGCCGGCGTTGGTTCCTATGTTCTTTCCGCTTTAG
- the hadB gene encoding (3R)-hydroxyacyl-ACP dehydratase subunit HadB encodes MPLREFDSVKKGDVLPERVIPLTRADLVNYAGVSGDLNPIHWDDDIAKQVGLDTAIAHGMLTMGLGGGYVTAWVGDPAAVTEYNVRFTAVVPVPNDGVGAEIVFNGRVKAVEPETKSVTIALTATAGGKKIFGRAVAVAKLA; translated from the coding sequence ATGCCACTGCGTGAGTTCGATTCGGTCAAGAAGGGTGACGTACTTCCCGAGAGGGTGATCCCGCTGACCCGGGCGGACCTGGTCAACTACGCCGGCGTCTCCGGTGACCTCAACCCGATCCACTGGGACGACGACATCGCCAAGCAGGTCGGGTTGGACACCGCGATCGCGCACGGGATGCTCACCATGGGTCTGGGTGGCGGTTACGTCACCGCGTGGGTGGGCGACCCGGCCGCGGTCACCGAGTACAACGTGCGCTTCACCGCCGTCGTGCCGGTGCCCAACGACGGTGTGGGCGCCGAGATCGTGTTCAACGGTCGCGTGAAAGCCGTTGAGCCGGAGACCAAGTCGGTGACCATCGCGCTGACCGCCACCGCAGGCGGCAAGAAGATCTTCGGCCGGGCCGTCGCCGTCGCGAAGTTGGCGTAA
- the secE gene encoding preprotein translocase subunit SecE: protein MSDERDGAGSAGETENDAGRSAVGTRPTRPTGKRSRRATDGEDGGGAVDLATGTEATPTKNGSGTAKKTARDRGNGPARNPFLFVVNYLKQVVAELRKVIWPNRKQMVTYTTVVLLFLAFMLALIGAVDYGLAKLVMLVFG from the coding sequence GTGAGCGACGAGCGCGATGGTGCCGGCTCCGCAGGCGAGACCGAGAACGACGCCGGCCGCAGCGCGGTCGGGACCCGGCCGACGCGGCCCACGGGCAAGCGGTCCCGGCGCGCCACGGACGGCGAGGACGGCGGCGGCGCCGTCGACCTGGCGACCGGCACCGAGGCCACACCGACCAAGAACGGCTCGGGCACGGCGAAGAAGACGGCCAGGGATCGCGGCAACGGGCCGGCGCGCAACCCGTTCCTGTTCGTCGTCAACTACCTCAAGCAGGTCGTCGCCGAGCTGCGCAAGGTCATCTGGCCGAACCGCAAGCAGATGGTCACCTACACCACGGTGGTGCTGCTGTTCCTGGCGTTCATGCTGGCCCTGATCGGTGCGGTGGACTACGGCCTGGCCAAGCTCGTCATGCTGGTGTTCGGCTGA
- the rpmG gene encoding 50S ribosomal protein L33, producing the protein MASSTDVRPKITLACEVCKHRNYITKKNRRNDPDRLEIKKFCPNCGKHQPHKESR; encoded by the coding sequence GTGGCCTCCAGTACCGACGTACGGCCAAAGATCACTTTGGCGTGCGAGGTGTGCAAGCACCGCAACTACATCACCAAGAAGAACCGCCGCAACGACCCCGACCGCCTGGAGATCAAGAAGTTCTGCCCCAACTGCGGCAAGCACCAACCCCACAAAGAGTCGCGCTGA
- the nusG gene encoding transcription termination/antitermination protein NusG, which translates to MTSFEGDTPSAESVDLVDGETTDATTEATTDPATEEVDVAGDAVSDEAATVEDAAGEAPAPDAETAPEEEDEDPAVALKKELRRKPGDWYVIHSYAGYENKVKANLETRVQNLDVGDYIFQVEVPTEEVTEIKNGQRKQVNRKVLPGYILVRMELNDESWGAVRNTPGVTGFVGATSRPSPLSLDDVVKFLLPPAVAKKPGKATAASQAAADVGATERAPIEVDFEVGESVTVMDGPFATLPASISEVNAEQQKLKVLVSIFGRETPVELTFNQVAKI; encoded by the coding sequence GTGACTAGCTTCGAGGGCGACACGCCTTCGGCCGAGAGCGTCGACCTGGTGGACGGTGAGACGACCGATGCCACCACCGAGGCCACGACCGACCCTGCCACCGAGGAGGTCGACGTCGCCGGCGACGCCGTGAGCGACGAGGCGGCGACCGTGGAGGACGCGGCCGGCGAGGCCCCGGCGCCCGACGCCGAGACGGCTCCGGAAGAGGAGGACGAGGATCCGGCGGTCGCGCTGAAGAAGGAGCTGCGGCGCAAGCCCGGCGACTGGTACGTCATCCACTCCTACGCCGGATACGAGAACAAGGTGAAGGCCAACCTCGAGACCCGCGTGCAGAACCTCGACGTCGGCGACTACATCTTCCAGGTCGAGGTGCCCACCGAAGAGGTCACCGAGATCAAGAACGGCCAGCGCAAGCAGGTCAACCGCAAGGTGCTGCCCGGCTACATCCTGGTGCGCATGGAACTCAACGACGAGTCGTGGGGCGCGGTGCGCAACACGCCCGGCGTGACGGGCTTCGTGGGTGCGACGTCGCGGCCGTCGCCGCTGAGCCTCGACGACGTGGTCAAGTTCCTGCTGCCGCCGGCCGTGGCAAAGAAGCCGGGCAAGGCCACCGCGGCATCGCAGGCGGCCGCCGACGTGGGCGCGACCGAGCGGGCGCCGATCGAGGTCGACTTCGAGGTCGGCGAGTCGGTCACCGTGATGGACGGACCGTTCGCGACGCTGCCGGCGTCGATCAGCGAGGTCAACGCCGAACAGCAGAAGCTCAAGGTGCTGGTGTCCATCTTCGGCCGCGAGACACCTGTCGAACTGACCTTCAACCAGGTCGCCAAAATCTGA